The sequence aattggtCCAACCCGGACCAagttcagatttttttttatttaaaacgtTACCTATAGTTATATTTCTGACTTGATAGTGGTGTATTTAGATGTCGAGTGGCGATCTGTATGTGTTAATAACTCTTGTTCTTTGTCTAATTATTCTTGATGCAACAAATTTAGAACAGATCAATATGCCTAGTCAAAATTGTTTTTAGCATGTGAGAATAGAAGTTAGGGATGCTAGTTTGTTATATATCAGTCTCTCCTCAGTAGCTTTTGGATTTGATCTAGTTTTGATATTCCATTTGAGCGTTCAGTTTTGAGGGAAAATGAGAGAATTTTGGTGTTCACTAACTGATAACCTTCTATGAACGAGTTGATGGTTAGGCATATTTTGCTCAAGTACTGATAAAATTATGCAATGCAGCATTCTCTCTCAACTACTGATATAATTATAGTTATCTGCACGACAGTTTTTTCCTGTagtattatgaaaataaatccATCTTGGATGACAGTATTTGTCGGAAGAGGGGGTGCGGTCAGATTACTCCTGTCAACTCTAGTCTGTAAAACTTGCTTACTTCTATGATGTCCTTGTTCTAATGCCCGGTTACGTGGAGGAAAGATAAGAAGCTCCAAGGTAGTTGGAATGGTGACAGTTATAACCCCAGATATTTACCTTGTAAAAGGGGACGTTGTGGTTGCCCTTTAATTGTCTGTGCACTGGGAATCTGCATGACTAAATATGGCTTTGCTTGTGAAATGGTTTTGGAGAATCATTTTTGAAGTGAGTTCTTTGTGGCATGTAGTAGTATTGGGCAGATACGGTAATAGAAATAGGATGATTGATGAGACTATTATATTCTGTTCACTTCCTGTTGATGTAGTCGTCATATTACAGTGTCCAAGATAGTGAAGGATACTGTGGAGGGAAGATGATAAACTGTAAGGTGAACAGGAAACTGCTGATTTACTGCCTCAGGTATGTACTTAAATATGAGTAACGGAGTATATTCTGCCAGCTGATTTTATATTTGAAGAACCAATAAAAAGCAGTATCTTTGCATGAGAGTTTGCTTGGGCTTACTGGAGATGACCTGGTGCAGAGTCTCAAATTTAGAAGAGAAGGATTATTGTCAACTTTGCTGCTGTGTTAAAGGAGATGTCACTTTTATGACTAGCACATGTCAACTGAGTCATGCTGGAGCATATTGCTGTGATGCTCTTTGCTTGACAAGGCTTGGAAGAGAACAGAACTTACGCGGGAATTCGTCACATATCTGCATATTTTAGTGTTAGAACAACACTTTATGGCTCTGTTTGGTTGGGGTTGGTCTATAGAGGCCGTTTTTTCCCCTTGAAGAAACAACTGTTTAATCCATCAATCACATGTAATTAGACAATTGACATTCCCATATGGAAATGTGACATCCAGATCGAAGTTCGGACACAACTGGGGGATGTTAACTTGTAGCATATATCGGACTGCTTGATTTAGTTGTAGTTTTGTAATTGTAGTTTTTGCACATTTGTAAACGTCAGTAATTCGATTAACATCAGGAATTCATATTGTGTTATAGTTGTAAcatgtaagttttttttttcttcagaaaAAGCTCTGATAATccttccttctttttcttgtcaaTGCTATTCTTTTGATTGGCCTgcttaatataaaattttttagtGCTGGAAAGCAGTGGTACAACTCTCATGTTTGGAATTTTGGAACTTGTATAACACTTAGATCACTATGAAGTGAACCCCAAATCAAGTCCCCCAGTAGTCTGTAGAATCTGTTACTTGCACAAGGTGAAAATGATACTCTCCTAGTCATCATCAAagaccaaaagaaaaaagaacagaTTCTCATATCAAGAAACTGTTCTTTTTTCCTAATTGGGACAAAAAAGTATGCATGGAAGAAAATGTAAACAATAGCATGCTTTGTCTGAAAGGAAGAAACTCATTAACTCAATTTGGTCAAATGTATCTTTCAATCCAATTTTACACACCTTTTCCTTCTCCACTTTCTTTCTCACTTCCAAAAAGCCACCCCCACCCCACTCCTCCACTTACCCTACACTCTTACCATGGTTAAAAAGATACATTTACTTTTTAAGTTGGAAAAAATTTGGTATGGTTTAAAGGTGTCTAGAGAAAAGGGGTTTGGGGGTGATGAAAAAGTCACTAGATTTGGTCTGCACAAATGGGAGACATCAACTTGGAATAACAGTATGGCCCCTACCAGTACTACCATTACATTCAATTCCAGTTCCTGCCTCCCATCAGTACATGTAGAGGTAATGACTAACTTTGtcttattcttctttttaagtGAGGGACTATAATTAAGCAATTATACATTTGTTGCTAAATTACAGGAACTCAATTTTATTAAAGTGCATCAGTTAGGGACCTCACACAATATAATCAGACTCTTACAAGTACCAACAATTACATCCAGTTTCAGTTCTTTACCTCTTGACAGCTGCCAAACTGATTTCTTTTGCAGCCAAGAtctttttttctacttttggAGTGGGATAGGGAGGGGTAAGGGATATTGTTGGAGTTGAGCCTGATATTTTGTCTTGACGTTGTGAATTAGACAATTCTTTCCACAATCATCGCAGGTCTGGATAGGATGTTTTGGACCCCTCCACAGATATTTTGGGTTCGAGTATTGGGAATAGAGAACCTTTCAGTAGACAACGTGAGTTGTGATTAGTCACGACAGTGAACTTTGGCTAGTTAAACTTGAAAAATTATCTTTAGACAAGAGTTCACTCTTAATGCAACTTAACAGAGGAGTGGAGATATTTTGCTTTGATCAGTGAAACTAATACACTATTCAATTTTCacaaagatatttaaaaaaaaagcagcaaaagaggaaagaaaagacaaaaaacaACTCAGAATTGTATTCAGAATGACAGAACACAGGATGCTGATGCTATGATCCATATTGAAGGTTGGTGATTGGATGGGAAAGGCAATCAATTATACATTTTGTATGTGaacatttctaaaaatatagaatttgcATGACTGAGAATTTATTAGTTAGGGTCCTACACAATAGCATCAGAGATGCATCAAAGTTGGCCACTCTTAAAAGTCTTAACAGACAGCCATAGTGTACTATTATTGCAGCAAACAAACTGGTATCTTTTGCAGCCAAgcacatttctttttcttttggagTGGTAGGGAACAGGGACTAGGGAGTATTTCTTGAGTTGTGGAGCCTAATTTGTCTTGACATGAACTGAATGGTGTACGACTGTGTCGCTGTTTTCAACATGGACACGGTGAAGTTGAATTCTGCTTAAAGATGTGGAGTACCACTGACTAGACAGTTAGACCCTCTAGACTTTACCCTATAGCATTACAGTGACAACCTCAACTAATTGAATGTATGAGGGAGGTGGTGACATATAAGGACCAATCTTGAAAGACCATTCTTTCGTCTGAAATGCCTAACCGTCACACCAATCATTTGGAGGCGGTATACTGCTAGGTGGGTAGTTTATCTAGGATGTACGCCTCCTAAATAGTATAGACGTATGTGAAGGCAGACTTAAGCTAAGATTACACTCGTGAGCATAATGGTATAACCCTTCTTGGCTGCGAGACTATTGGTTGAACACCACGCACAAGCGGAGGAAAAACAAAGCAAAAAGAATTTTTCTCTTCGGGGGAGAAATTCTTTGATTGCATATTGAATACAAACGCATGTCTTTCTTATTCCACTAGCTAAACCAAATTCTTACATGTCCTTTTGGTTATTACAACCTTCTTTTTTTATGTCAAAGACCAGAAGCTACGCATAAACTCTCATTGGAACTTAGTTATTCTTAACAATGATGGCTATTCCATTTAAGTCTTTCGGTAGCACCATTAGATTTTCAGCAAGgtataaattttgtatgtaCATATTCCTGTGGCCCGGATGAGTATTCTTGCTTATATCATTACGGATATAAACACTTTTTTTGTTCTTGTGAACAAAACATCCCCTTATTCTTTGCTCTTCTGGAACTGGTGCAAACATAGGTGCTCTCTTCTATGTTGTTTCTCCTTAATTACTGATGGTATCGGGAAACCAGTGTGTGGGATGCTCATTTAACCTCTATATTCATCTCGTTCCTTATTTACCTAGGTGCAATGCCTTTTTAAGAACTTTTTGTGTACATTTACAGAAAAAAGTAGCtaagaaggaaagaaaagacAATAAACTCTTTATATTAGGAAAGAACTGTACTCAAAACTCAAGATGCTGATGCTATGATCCATATTGGTGGTTGGTGATTGGATGTAAATGCAAACAATTATAGATTTGTATGTGAACATATATAGAACTTGCATGACTGAGAATTTATTAAAGTGCATCAGTTAAGGACCCACACAATAATATAGAGATGCTCATTCTTTACCCTCTATAAATAAGTACTTGACATATTTCTGAATTGTATGCCTAACAAAGCATAGACTTTTACTATCTTGACTAGAAAAAGACtccattttttccaaaaaacaaACTTGTAGTGTTAGAAAATGGCTCCAGTGCCAAGTTTTCCTGTTAAAGTTGGTCACATTGATGATGTTCAAGAACTGAAAAAGATTAAACCATCTTCTATTCCTGAAAGATTTGTAAGAGACATGATAGAAAGACCAAAACTTGCCACAGTTACTACTCCATCTTCTTGTAGTCTTAACATTCCTGTTGTTGATTTGTCGAGAATCTCGAATAGCCAGGATTTCCATAATGAAATCATGAAGCTTTCTACTTCTTGTGAAGAGTGGGGATTCTTTCAGGTATGTTACTTGTGTTTACAACATACTGATTACAAAACACCTAAGTTGCACTTGTGTCAGATCCTCCTAAAATGCACTAGTTTTGAAGGATCAACGTAGCAAAATACTATAGGCTTTCTaattttgttcctttttatCATTGTTTAAAGGTGATTAACCATGGGATTGACTTGGACTTACTGGAAAAGATGGAGAAAATAGCTATGGAGTTCTTTATGTTACCTTTAGAGGAGAAACAGAAATATCCAATGGCTCCTGGAACAGTTCAAGGTTATGGTCAAGCTTTTGTCTTCTCAGAAGATCAAAAACTTGACTGGTGTAACATGTTTGCTCTTGGTGTGGAACCTCATTTCATTAGGAACCCAAAACTCTGGCCAACAAAGCCACTTGATTTCAGGTAAGCTTAAGCTTTAGCTACagaaaaaagtatcaaaaaatacAACTGTTGCATTAGCAAGTGTAAATTTGTAGGGACCACCTACTAGttttaaacaagaaaaatcTGGTCAATTTGCGCACACTTGATTGTATACTCTCACCAGCACAGATATTGAGTAACTCTGAAATGAAATAAAGGCTTAGGATATCATCTAGCGACTAGCCGTTGTGTGCAATATTTTAGTCACACCCTGAATAGATGCTCAGTTTTCGCTCTTTTTGCAGTGAAACGGTGGATATATACTCgagagagataaggaaactatGCAAGAAGTTGTTGAAATACATAGCGATGAGTCTTGGATTGAatgatgatatttttgaagaaatgtTTGGAGTAGCTGTACAAGCAGTGAGGATGAACTACTATCCAGCATGTCCTAGACCAGATCTTGTTTTGGGATTAAGTCCCCACTCAGATGGAAGTGCACTAACAGTGTTGCAACAGGGTAAATGCAGCAGCTCAGTTGGCCTACAAATACTTAAAGACAATGTTTGGGTGCCTGTTCAACCAATTCCAAATGCACTTGTTATCAACATTGGTGATACCATTGAGGTGTGTGCACTTGTTATGTTATATTGTGCTAATACGTTATATCGCGATGACTACTGAACAATAAAGCCTTTGATTCGTTGTATTCGTTTACCACAGGTTCTAACTAATGGGAGATACAAAAGTGTGGAGCATAGAGCAGTGACACATCAAGAAAAGGATAGACTATCTATTGTGACATTTTATGCACCAAGTTATGAAATTGAGTTAGGACCATTGGAAGAATTGGTT comes from Solanum pennellii chromosome 1, SPENNV200 and encodes:
- the LOC107013410 gene encoding protein SRG1 isoform X1, with the protein product MAPVPSFPVKVGHIDDVQELKKIKPSSIPERFVRDMIERPKLATVTTPSSCSLNIPVVDLSRISNSQDFHNEIMKLSTSCEEWGFFQVINHGIDLDLLEKMEKIAMEFFMLPLEEKQKYPMAPGTVQGYGQAFVFSEDQKLDWCNMFALGVEPHFIRNPKLWPTKPLDFSETVDIYSREIRKLCKKLLKYIAMSLGLNDDIFEEMFGVAVQAVRMNYYPACPRPDLVLGLSPHSDGSALTVLQQGKCSSSVGLQILKDNVWVPVQPIPNALVINIGDTIEVLTNGRYKSVEHRAVTHQEKDRLSIVTFYAPSYEIELGPLEELVDENNPCKYKRYNHGEYSMHYVTNKLQGKKTLEFAKIYDN
- the LOC107013410 gene encoding protein SRG1 isoform X2, with amino-acid sequence MVKKIHLLFKLEKIWYGLKVSREKGFGGDEKVTRFGLHKWETSTWNNSMAPTSTTITFNSSSCLPSVHVEVINHGIDLDLLEKMEKIAMEFFMLPLEEKQKYPMAPGTVQGYGQAFVFSEDQKLDWCNMFALGVEPHFIRNPKLWPTKPLDFSETVDIYSREIRKLCKKLLKYIAMSLGLNDDIFEEMFGVAVQAVRMNYYPACPRPDLVLGLSPHSDGSALTVLQQGKCSSSVGLQILKDNVWVPVQPIPNALVINIGDTIEVLTNGRYKSVEHRAVTHQEKDRLSIVTFYAPSYEIELGPLEELVDENNPCKYKRYNHGEYSMHYVTNKLQGKKTLEFAKIYDN